The Caulobacter sp. FWC2 region CCTGGCCGTGCTGCTGGCGCCGCTGATCCTGGGCGTCGCCGTGGGCCGGCCGTTGCTGCGCCAGCTGCGGCGCGGTCGGATGGGCCGCCCCGTCGCGCGCCTCGCCGCCGCCGGCTGAACGCCCGCGATCGGGCGGAGCGTCACGCGCTTGACGGAAAATGCCACAAACAACCCTCGATCCGCGTTCGGACGATGATCTTGACGCTTGCGCCAAATTCGAACGCCCGTAAGACTTCCCCACGGGTAAAGGGGAATATGTAGTGAGTCCGACCACCGACGCCGCCGCTTCTAACGAAGTCGAGGCCGCCGAGACCGAAGCCGCCACCAAGAACCTGGTCTTCGTGGCCGCCGAGCGCCTGTTCGCGCTGCACGGTTTCCAGAACGTCTCCGTGCGCGACATCACCGCCGCCGCCGGCGTGAACCTGGCCTCGGTGAACTACCACTTCGGGTCCAAGGACGCCCTGCTGTTCGAAATCTTCCGGCGTCGCACGGCCGAGCTCAACCGCGAGCGGGCCAAGATGCTGCACGAGGCCAACGACCGTAACGACGGCAGCCCGCCACTGCGCGAGATCCTCGCCGCCCTGCTGACCCCGCCCCTGCGCTGGCTGGCGCCCGACCACGAGCGCCGCATCTCGCTGCAGTTCCTGATCCGCGCCCGCAGCGAAGGCACCGACGAGATCCGCGCCGTGCTGAAGACCGACGTCTCGCACCTGCGCCGCTTCTCCGACGCGCTGCTGAAGGCCCGTCCGGACCTGTCGCCGGAAGAGGTCTACTGGCGGCTCCACTTCACCCTGGGGATGCTGCACAACAACCGCTTCGCCGAGTTCGACCGCCTGAACGTGCTGTCGGAAGGCCAGACCAGCGAGGCCGACGTCGTGGCCCTGCTGGACCGCATGCTGGCCTTTGCCGAGGCCGGCTTTCTCGCCTAGCTCATAGGCGGAACGGTCTCCCGGCCGGCGCGTTGTCGCTCTGGCATGGGACGGCTGCGGATCCTTCACGAGACCCGATACTATTATGAACGGCCGGTGCGGTTCGGACCGCAGCGGCTGATGATCCGCCCGCGCGACAGTCACGCCCTGCGTATCGTCGAGGCCAGCTTGCGCCTCTTCCCGCCCGGCGGCACGCGCTGGAGCTACGACGCGAACGGAAACTGCGTCTGCATCTTCGAGCCGACCGGCGAGGCCGACGCCATGCGGGTGGCCAGCGAACTGGTCATCGACCGCTACCCCGCCCCGCTGGCGCCCCAGCGGATCGAGAACCCCGACACCCTGACCCCGATCGTCTATTCCCGCGAGGATCGGACGACTCTGGAGCCGTTCATCGCGCCCGTCACCGATGACCCCGACGCGGTGCTGCTACGATGGCTGCGGGGCCTGCAAGGCCATCGCGATGAGCCGGCGCTGGCCTTCCTGCTGCGCGTCAACGAACTGATCCATCAGCAGTTCGAGTACCGAAATCGCTACGAAGAAGGCGTTCAAACGCCGGTCGAGACCCTGCAGAAGCGCAGCGGCGCCTGCCGCGACCTGGCCTGGCTGATGGTCGAGGGCCTGCGCCGCCTCGGCTACGCGGCCCTGTTCGCCACCGGCTACATCCACTCGCCCGGCGCGACGATCCGCGGGGCTGGGGCGACCCACGCCTGGTGCGAGGTTTTCCTGCCGGATCTTGGCTGGCTGGAGTTCGACCCGACCAACGGCCTGGCCGAGTCGCCGGATTTGATCCGCGTCGCCGCCACCCGAACGCCGGCTCAGGCGTTACCCGTCTCCGGGGCGATCATCGGCGACCCGGGCTCCGCGCGTCTTCACGTCTCCGTGGAGGTGCGCCTAATCGATCCGATCAACCAGGTGGCGTGATAGAATGAGTGTGCGTACGGGAGGAAAAGCCATGACCAGCGGCTTCCAGAACCAAGACCCCATGCGGAACGTCTGCTTCCCGAAATCGGAGCCCAAGGCTCAACACGGCCAGAAGCCCGACCAGGACTGCCTGAAGGTGAAGGAACGACGGACCTTCGAACCCAGACCGGGGCACTGAATTGTAAAAAAGCGTGAACACGAGGGCCTTCCGCCACCCCTGCCACGCGAGCGACCTATACAGACACCCGCGGCGCCATTAATTTTTGACGCCAGGGGAATGGGGGAGCACTGCAAACATGCGGCGCGTCGCGCTCGGATGTCTGTTGGCGACGGCTGGTCTTGCGGTGGTAAGCGCCGCGACCGCCCTGTCGACTCGCGCCCCTGAGGAATTCAACCAGACCCTGACCTTGGCTGGCGGACCTGGGGCCGGCGCATCTGAAGTCCGCGCCCCGGTTGACGATCCCGACGCCCCGATCGCCACGGCCCGCTACGGCGGCGAGCGTTCGCGTGTCGCCGTCCCCGCGGTCGTCGCCGCCGAAACCCACGCCGTTCCCGCCGTCGCCATGATGGCCCTGGCCGGTGGCCCCCAAGACGTCGGCCTCGCCGGCGCCGCGCCGGCCGTCGCCCTGGCCGTCGCCACTTCGCGGACCCCGCCGCCGCCCGCGCCGGTCGCCGCCCCCGCAGGTCCATCTGCGCGGATCCTGGCCGAGGTCTCGGCCGCCCCTCACCGTCCGGTGCTGGCCCTCACGCGGGTCGAGCATCGCCGCCCGGCCGGCAAGATTCTGCAGATGCAGGTTGACGACCAGCCTCTAGCCTTCACGCCGATGGGCCTGCAGTCGGGCGCGGTGAAGCGCCTGACGCTGAACGCCTCGAACCTGATGTCCAAGGCCAGCGCCTCGGCCGAGGACCTGCGGCGCGGCCGCTGGATGCTGTACGCCGCCAGTTCGGGCAAGGCGTATGGCCTGAACCTGATCCGCGACACCTTCGGCGGCTGGCGCAACGCCGGCTACAGCGAAGAGAAGATGGCCCGCTTCGGCAGCCGCCAGATCGGCCTGGGCTATCGGAAGGGCAACAGCCTCATCTCGCTGAGCGCCACCCGCCGCAAGCTCAACTCGATCGACTATTCCAACAAGGACACGGTCTTCGGCGTCAGCGTCTCGGTGCGCGGCCGCTAGGCCGCCCATTTCGGTTCTGCAAGGATGTGACGCACGCGCGTATGGACCCCCGCTGTGCAGGGGCGTAAAGCGCCCTCGTGCCCGATCAGTCTCCAGCATCCTCGCCCCTCGCGACGCGCCTGATCTCCATCGCCGTGGCCAGCGCGCTGCTGATGGAGTTCATCGACTCCACGGCCCTGTCGACCGCCCTCCCCACATTGTCGCGAGCCTTCGCGGTCGATCCGATCCACCTGAAGCTGGCCCTGACCTCCTACATTCTGGCGCTGGCGGTTTTCACGCCGGCCAGCGGCTGGGCGGCGGAACGGTTCGGCGCGCGGCGGGTGTTCCTGTCAGCCATGGTCGTCTTCCTGCTGGGCTCGGCCCTTTGCGGCCAGTCGCGCAGCCTGGAGGCCCTGGTCGCCTCGCGGATCGTCCAGGGGATCGGCGGGGCGATGATGACGCCGGTGGCGCGGCTGATCGTGGTCGGCGCCACCCCCAAGGACAAGCTGCTGACCGCCATGGGCTGGTTCACCATGCCCGCGCTTGTTGGCCCCTTGATTGGCCCGCCGATCGCGGGGCTTGTGCTCAGCGTCGCCGAATGGCCCTGGATCTTCTACATCAACCTGCCGGTCGGGCTGCTGGGCGTGATCGCCGTCAGGCGTTTCGTGCCCAAGAGCGAGCCCAAGCGCGACCTGGGCCGCTTCGACACGCTCGGCTTCGTCCTGTCGGCCCTGGCGGTCAGCGGTCTGGTGGTCGTGGCCGAGACGGCGGGCGTCAACCTGCTGCCGCCCTGGGCGCAGATCACCCTGCTGGCGCTCTCCGTCGCCTGCGGGACCATCTACCTGCGCATCGCCAAGCGCACCGGTCGCCCGATCCTGGACCTGACCCTGCTGCGCTATCCGACCTTCCGCGCCAGCCTGGTCGGCGGGACGCTGGTGCGGCTGGGTATCGGGGCCAGTCCCTTCCTGATGCCGCTGCTGCTGCAGGTGGCGCTGGGCTGGAGCCCACTGAAGGCCAGCGTCGTCACCCTAGCGACCGGCGTCGGCGTGCTGGTCGCCCGCCCGTTCGCGACGGCGGGCCTCAAGCGGTTCGGCTTCCGCACCTCTCTGGCGGTCTTCGTCACCCTGACGGCGCTGTTCACCGCCGCGCCGGGCTTCTTCGGCCCCGCTACGCCGATGGCCGTGATGATGGTCGCCCTGACCCTGGGCGGGTTCTGCCGCTCCAACCAGTTCATCGCCGCCAACACCATCGCCTATGCCGATGTCCCGGAGACCTCGACGGCGGCCGCCTCGACCCTGTCGGCCGTGACCCAGCAGGTGGGCCTGGCCTTGGGCGTCAGCTTCGGCGGCATCATGCTGCACCTGGCGCGGGGCGCCGGCGGCGCCCTGACGCCAGACCGCTTCACCTTGCCGTTCGTGGCGATCGGCCTGGTGACCCTGCTGGCCCTGCCGGTCTACCTGTCGCTGGACAAGGACGCCGGCGCGGCGATCAGCGGCCGCAACCGGGCCTCGGCCTAGGACTTGGTCCGGCGACCGCCCCGGGAGTGGTTGGCGGTCATGGGATCCGGCTTCTTCGGCGGGACCCAGCCTTCGGGCGTCTTCGGAACCGGCTGGTCGGTGCCCAGGCCCATGCGGCCGGGAACCTGGCGCTGGAAATAGGACGCTTGCGCCGCATCCTCGACGCCCCGCACCAGAGCGCTGTGCTGGATGCCGCCGATCTCGTCGCGCAGCTTGGCCGCCGCCTCGAAGTCCTGAGCGGCGATAGCCTCTTCCATCTGCGTTTTCAGGTCGTCGATGTGCGACATGACGTTCTCCATGGGACCGCCAGGAAGAACGCCTGAGGCCGGTTTTAGCCGCGCGCCGCCGCAATGCGGGCGCGGGCGATCTCGTCGGCGACCAGATTGGCAGGACGCTTCTCGCTGATCGACTGGTCGATGACCTCGGCCAGGGTCTGGGCCAGGCGGTCCAGCTTGGTCGCCACCCAGGCGCCGTCGAAGGCCGCGCCGGCTTCCAGGCCCCGGATCTCGGCGGCCACGTTGATGATGCCGCCGCCGTTGATGACGTAGTCCGGGGCATAGAGGATGCCGCGATCGAACACGGTCTGGCCGATCATGGCGTCGGCCAGCTGGTTGTTGGCCCCGCCGGCGATGACCTTGACCTTCAGGCGCGGCAGGGTCGCGGCCGAGATCGCCCCGCCCAGGGCGCAGGGCGCGAACACATCGGCCTCGACGTCGAAGATGGCGTCGGTCGGCACGATCGTCGCGCCGGTCTTGGCGGCCACTTCGTTCAGGGCGGCCTGGTTGACGTCGGCGATGGTCAGGACCGCGCCGGCGGCGTGCAGCTTCTCGGCCAGATAGGCGCCGACATGGCCGACGCCCTGGATGGCGACCCGCACGCCCTTGAGGTCGCGGTTCAAAGCGCGCTCGACGGACAGGCGCACGCCGCGGAACACGCCCTCGGCGGTGACCGGCGACGGATCGCCCGAGGCGGCCGCGTGGCCTTCCAGGCCGGCGACGAAGCGGGTGGTCTTGCGGGTGTTTTCCAGGTCCGAGGGCGAGACGCCGACGTCCTCGGCGGTCCAGTACTGGCCGTTCAGGCTGTCGACCGCGCGGCCGAAGGCCTCGAACAGTTCCGGCGTCTTCTGGCTGCGGCTGTCGCCGATGATCACGGCCTTGCCGCCGCCCAGGTCCAGCTCGGCCATGGCGTTCTTGTACGACATGCCGCGCGACAGGCGCAGAGCGTCGGTCACGGCCGCCTGGCTGCTTGAATAGTCCCACATGCGGCAGCCGCCAGCGGCCGGGCCGCGCGCGGTCGAGTGGATCGCGATAATCGACTTCAGGCCAGTTTTTTCATCGAAGAAAGCGTGGACGCCTTCGTGTCCCTCGAAATCGGGGGAATCGAACAAGGTCATGCCGTCGGTCTCGCCTATGCCAGAATGAACGTGGCGGCTTTACGCCCCCTCGCCGCCCCTCACAACCCCGAAGGCTGACGCTAGGGCTTCTTGTGTTTGGCCGGCTTGGGCGGATCCAATGCCGTCATCGCCGCCACGCTGGACGGAATGGGCGGCGCGCCGGACGGGGGCCAGGGCCCCGGCGCGTCGCGCAGGAACGCCTCGGCGTCGCCCCAGACCTTGGCGGCCTGCTTGTCGACCAGCAGCAGGTGATAGCCGTGCGCATAGTAGGCGGTCTTCGCGCCCGGCTTCAGGCGGCCGATGGCCTCGACCGTCGGTTCGCGCGGGATGATGTGGTCGTTGGCGCCGTAGAACCAGGCGACCGGGACATTGATCCCGCCCGTCGACTTCCAGGCGCGCTCCATCAGCCCGACCAGCCCATAGATGGTGTCGGAGCGCGCCCCCCAGATCATCAGCGGGTCGCGGCCCATGCGGCGCAGTTCGTCGATATTGTCGGAGGCCATGACGTTGCGGACCAGCCAGTCGGGGGGCTTGACCACCCACTGGCCCAGCACGTGGGCGCTGACCCACAGGCTCATGCGGTTGGGCAGCGGCTGGTTCGACCAGCCCCAGACGGCGGGCGCGAACAGCATCAGCTTGTCGACCGGCGGCGGATTTTCGGAGGCCATGGCGCTGATCGCCAGCGCGCCGCCCATGCTGATCCCGGCCAGGGCGAGCTTGGCGTTCGGATGGCGCTCGCGCACCGCCGTGATCAGCGCCCGGACATCGTCGAGCACCAGTTCGGTCGGCGCCCAGACGCCCCGCTCGGGCGAACGGCCAAAGCCCCGGACATCCAGCGCATAGGTCGCGATCCCCTTCCCCGCCCACCAGCCAGCCGCCAGGTGAAAGGCGTTGGAATAGTCGTTCATGCCGTGCAGGCCGACCACGACCCACTCCGGCTCCGTGGCCGGCAGCCAGCGCATCAGGCCCAGGCGCGCGCCGTCGAAGCTGACGAAGGCGTCGGTCTCGATCCGAGGCCCTCGAAAGCCCAGCGGCCCAAGGCCCGGCCCTTGCCGCAACGGCGCGCAGGCCGAGAGCACGGCGGCGGACGCGGTCAGGATCAGGGCGCGGCGGTTCATCGTCCCAGAATGTCCGCGACACGCTGGCGAAGGAAGGGCACGACCTCTTCCTCGAACCATGGATTGCGTTTCAGCCAGGCGGTGTTGCGCCAGGACGGATGCGGCATCGGCAGGACGTTAGGTCCGAACTCGCGCCAGCGGGCGATGGTCTCGGTCATGGTTTTGCCGGTCCGCCCCGGCAGCGCCCAGTCCTGGGCGTAGCTACCGACCAGCAGGGTCAGCTCGACATTCGGCAGCTCGGCCAGCAATTGAGACCGCCACATCGCCGCGCAGCGGGGCGGCGGCGGGAAGTCGCCACCCTTGGGATTGGTGCCCGGAAAGCAGAAGGCCATGGCCGCCACGCCGATCTCGGGCCGGCCATAGAAGGTCTCGCGGTCGACGCCCATCCACTGGCGCAGACGGTTGCCGGACGGGTCGTTGAACGGCAGGCCGGTCTCATGGACCAGCCGGCCCGGCGCCTGGCCGGCGATCAGGATGCGGGTCTCCGCACGGACAAGCGTCACCGGGCGGGGAACGTGCGGCAGGTATGGCGCGCACGCCCGGCAGGCGGCGATGTCGGCCAGGATCTCGTCGAGCGGCATGGTCGCCACTTAAGCCCGATGCCCGCGAAAACAAGCGCGACGCGCGGTCGACGTCAGCTCCGCACCAAGGCTAGGACGTCGGCCAGGCGATAACCGGCGGCGGCGACGCGGGCATCGGCCACGGTCCGCATCTTGGCCATGTAGCCGGGCGGCAGCACCGGAGCCCGGGCCTTGTCCTTGGCCGGAACCCGGGCCAGCGCGCCGTTGCGGTAGGCGACGTCCTTGGCCAGGCCCCAGCTCTCGCGCTCCCAGCCCTTCAGGGCGGCCGAAGGATCCGCGCTCAAGTCGACGCGCGCGGGACGCGGATGGGCCGCCTCGACGGCCGCCGCCACCGCCTCGGCGCCGGCCTCGCGGTTGGCGATGGGACGATCGGGCGCGCTGTCCCAGAGGTCGTGCATGTCGACCGGCGCCGCGCCCGGCTGGCGGCGGACATAGGCGATGGAGCCCGCCCGGTCGCTCTTGGGAAAGTCCCACGACAGCCAGTGGCCGGCGTGCAGCGGCTGATGCTGGTCGCCGACCAGGTGCATGAGCCAGCACAGGGCCACGGCCCGCTCTGCGCGAGGCGCCTTGGGATCGCGGGCGATGGCCAGTTGTTCGTCGAACGCCTTCTCGGCCTTGCCCACCGTGAACGGCAGCACGAACCGCGCGGGCGAGACCAGCTTGAGGGCGTAGTGCCAGTCGGGACGGTCGTGCGGGCTGCCGCGCGTATCGTCGGGCCAGACGGCCATCAGGGCGAACAGCCGCCGCTCCCGCGCCTTGCCGGAGAGGCCGGCCAGGCGCTTCTCGAACAGCGCGTGGTCGGGATGGGCCTGCATGATCGCGACAATGGCGGCCACGGCCCTGGGATCGCGCGCGGCGAGCGTGTCGTAGGCGATGTCGCCGGTGGCCATGTGGCCCTGGTCGTTCCAGGCCAAGGCCGGCGCGGGCGTCAGCGCGCCCAGGGCCATGGCCGTCGACACGGCCACGGCGATCACGAGCTTGCGCATGGTCACTCCCCTTTCGCGGCAGAACACAGGCCCCGCCGCCTCGGGGTCAAGCTTCCGTA contains the following coding sequences:
- a CDS encoding TetR/AcrR family transcriptional regulator; its protein translation is MSPTTDAAASNEVEAAETEAATKNLVFVAAERLFALHGFQNVSVRDITAAAGVNLASVNYHFGSKDALLFEIFRRRTAELNRERAKMLHEANDRNDGSPPLREILAALLTPPLRWLAPDHERRISLQFLIRARSEGTDEIRAVLKTDVSHLRRFSDALLKARPDLSPEEVYWRLHFTLGMLHNNRFAEFDRLNVLSEGQTSEADVVALLDRMLAFAEAGFLA
- a CDS encoding transglutaminase family protein; translation: MGRLRILHETRYYYERPVRFGPQRLMIRPRDSHALRIVEASLRLFPPGGTRWSYDANGNCVCIFEPTGEADAMRVASELVIDRYPAPLAPQRIENPDTLTPIVYSREDRTTLEPFIAPVTDDPDAVLLRWLRGLQGHRDEPALAFLLRVNELIHQQFEYRNRYEEGVQTPVETLQKRSGACRDLAWLMVEGLRRLGYAALFATGYIHSPGATIRGAGATHAWCEVFLPDLGWLEFDPTNGLAESPDLIRVAATRTPAQALPVSGAIIGDPGSARLHVSVEVRLIDPINQVA
- a CDS encoding MFS transporter; the encoded protein is MPDQSPASSPLATRLISIAVASALLMEFIDSTALSTALPTLSRAFAVDPIHLKLALTSYILALAVFTPASGWAAERFGARRVFLSAMVVFLLGSALCGQSRSLEALVASRIVQGIGGAMMTPVARLIVVGATPKDKLLTAMGWFTMPALVGPLIGPPIAGLVLSVAEWPWIFYINLPVGLLGVIAVRRFVPKSEPKRDLGRFDTLGFVLSALAVSGLVVVAETAGVNLLPPWAQITLLALSVACGTIYLRIAKRTGRPILDLTLLRYPTFRASLVGGTLVRLGIGASPFLMPLLLQVALGWSPLKASVVTLATGVGVLVARPFATAGLKRFGFRTSLAVFVTLTALFTAAPGFFGPATPMAVMMVALTLGGFCRSNQFIAANTIAYADVPETSTAAASTLSAVTQQVGLALGVSFGGIMLHLARGAGGALTPDRFTLPFVAIGLVTLLALPVYLSLDKDAGAAISGRNRASA
- a CDS encoding UvrB/UvrC motif-containing protein produces the protein MSHIDDLKTQMEEAIAAQDFEAAAKLRDEIGGIQHSALVRGVEDAAQASYFQRQVPGRMGLGTDQPVPKTPEGWVPPKKPDPMTANHSRGGRRTKS
- a CDS encoding Glu/Leu/Phe/Val dehydrogenase: MTLFDSPDFEGHEGVHAFFDEKTGLKSIIAIHSTARGPAAGGCRMWDYSSSQAAVTDALRLSRGMSYKNAMAELDLGGGKAVIIGDSRSQKTPELFEAFGRAVDSLNGQYWTAEDVGVSPSDLENTRKTTRFVAGLEGHAAASGDPSPVTAEGVFRGVRLSVERALNRDLKGVRVAIQGVGHVGAYLAEKLHAAGAVLTIADVNQAALNEVAAKTGATIVPTDAIFDVEADVFAPCALGGAISAATLPRLKVKVIAGGANNQLADAMIGQTVFDRGILYAPDYVINGGGIINVAAEIRGLEAGAAFDGAWVATKLDRLAQTLAEVIDQSISEKRPANLVADEIARARIAAARG
- a CDS encoding alpha/beta hydrolase — encoded protein: MNRRALILTASAAVLSACAPLRQGPGLGPLGFRGPRIETDAFVSFDGARLGLMRWLPATEPEWVVVGLHGMNDYSNAFHLAAGWWAGKGIATYALDVRGFGRSPERGVWAPTELVLDDVRALITAVRERHPNAKLALAGISMGGALAISAMASENPPPVDKLMLFAPAVWGWSNQPLPNRMSLWVSAHVLGQWVVKPPDWLVRNVMASDNIDELRRMGRDPLMIWGARSDTIYGLVGLMERAWKSTGGINVPVAWFYGANDHIIPREPTVEAIGRLKPGAKTAYYAHGYHLLLVDKQAAKVWGDAEAFLRDAPGPWPPSGAPPIPSSVAAMTALDPPKPAKHKKP
- a CDS encoding uracil-DNA glycosylase family protein yields the protein MPLDEILADIAACRACAPYLPHVPRPVTLVRAETRILIAGQAPGRLVHETGLPFNDPSGNRLRQWMGVDRETFYGRPEIGVAAMAFCFPGTNPKGGDFPPPPRCAAMWRSQLLAELPNVELTLLVGSYAQDWALPGRTGKTMTETIARWREFGPNVLPMPHPSWRNTAWLKRNPWFEEEVVPFLRQRVADILGR
- a CDS encoding S1/P1 nuclease, whose protein sequence is MRKLVIAVAVSTAMALGALTPAPALAWNDQGHMATGDIAYDTLAARDPRAVAAIVAIMQAHPDHALFEKRLAGLSGKARERRLFALMAVWPDDTRGSPHDRPDWHYALKLVSPARFVLPFTVGKAEKAFDEQLAIARDPKAPRAERAVALCWLMHLVGDQHQPLHAGHWLSWDFPKSDRAGSIAYVRRQPGAAPVDMHDLWDSAPDRPIANREAGAEAVAAAVEAAHPRPARVDLSADPSAALKGWERESWGLAKDVAYRNGALARVPAKDKARAPVLPPGYMAKMRTVADARVAAAGYRLADVLALVRS